A single region of the Thermoleophilum album genome encodes:
- the radA gene encoding DNA repair protein RadA — protein sequence MAAQTLHVCARCGFESRRWHGRCPGCGSWNTLVEQRAPTERSGGGSATGRARPLVPRRLADIAADSGARIATGIGELDRVLGGGFVPGSLVLIGGEPGVGKSTLTTMAAAALAAAGERVLYVSGEESAGQVRLRAERLGRAALEVPVVCETDVGAICATIERERPALCVVDSVQVLRDPELASAPGSVAQVRETAARLLEAAKRLRVCVLLVGHVTKDGAIAGPRTLEHLVDCVLAFEGERERGLRVLRAFKNRFGATGEAGLFEMADDGLAEVGDASARLVGSGPPPPGSVVLSALEGSRPLLCEVQALVVPSEAVPPRRVSAGVDRNRLALVLAVLQRFAGLRLGSADVFVSIAGGLRVDEPGGDLAVALAVASAARGVPLGDRERRVVAFGEVGLGGELRPVARAERRHAEAARFGLAPVIAPGGETPTLRAALQRAFSLAAQRGGVAGSVRSAMSEIQGSAPAEQAA from the coding sequence ATGGCAGCGCAAACGCTCCACGTCTGTGCGCGCTGCGGCTTCGAGAGCCGGCGCTGGCACGGTCGCTGCCCCGGTTGCGGCAGCTGGAACACGCTCGTCGAGCAGCGCGCACCGACCGAGCGCTCGGGCGGCGGCAGCGCGACAGGGAGGGCGCGTCCCCTCGTGCCGCGGCGCCTGGCCGATATCGCGGCCGACAGCGGAGCGCGCATCGCCACCGGGATCGGCGAGCTCGACCGTGTCCTCGGCGGCGGTTTCGTGCCCGGGTCGCTGGTCCTGATCGGCGGCGAACCAGGGGTCGGCAAGTCGACACTGACGACGATGGCCGCAGCGGCGCTCGCCGCCGCCGGCGAGCGCGTGCTCTACGTCTCGGGAGAGGAGTCGGCCGGCCAGGTGCGCCTGCGAGCCGAGCGCCTCGGTCGTGCGGCGCTCGAGGTGCCGGTGGTCTGCGAAACCGACGTCGGTGCGATCTGCGCGACGATCGAGCGCGAACGACCGGCGCTCTGCGTGGTCGACTCGGTGCAGGTGCTGCGCGACCCCGAGCTCGCTAGCGCTCCGGGGTCGGTGGCCCAGGTGCGCGAGACAGCGGCGCGACTGCTCGAAGCAGCGAAGCGTCTGCGCGTCTGTGTTCTGCTCGTCGGGCACGTCACCAAGGACGGCGCGATAGCCGGTCCGCGCACGCTCGAGCATCTCGTCGATTGCGTGCTCGCGTTCGAGGGCGAGCGCGAGCGCGGCCTTCGCGTGCTGCGCGCGTTCAAGAACCGTTTCGGCGCTACAGGCGAGGCTGGGCTGTTCGAGATGGCCGACGACGGCCTCGCCGAGGTCGGCGACGCCTCCGCGCGTCTCGTCGGCTCCGGACCGCCGCCGCCCGGCTCGGTAGTGCTCTCGGCGCTCGAGGGCTCCAGGCCGCTCTTGTGCGAGGTGCAAGCGCTGGTCGTGCCCTCTGAGGCGGTTCCGCCGCGCCGGGTGAGCGCCGGCGTCGACCGCAACCGTCTGGCGCTAGTCCTCGCCGTGCTGCAGCGTTTCGCCGGGCTGCGGCTCGGTAGCGCCGACGTTTTCGTCTCGATAGCCGGCGGTCTGCGTGTCGACGAACCGGGCGGCGACCTCGCGGTCGCGCTGGCGGTGGCGTCGGCGGCACGGGGCGTGCCGCTCGGCGACCGCGAGCGCCGCGTGGTGGCGTTCGGCGAGGTCGGGCTCGGCGGCGAGCTGCGGCCGGTGGCGCGCGCCGAGCGCCGGCACGCCGAAGCTGCGCGGTTCGGGCTCGCGCCCGTGATCGCCCCGGGCGGCGAGACGCCGACGTTGCGCGCCGCCCTTCAGCGTGCCTTCTCGCTGGCTGCGCAGCGGGGTGGCGTCGCCGGCAGCGTGCGCAGCGCGATGTCCGAGATCCAAGGCAGCGCCCCGGCCGAGCAAGCAGCCTGA